In one Sphingomonas sanguinis genomic region, the following are encoded:
- the rpsM gene encoding 30S ribosomal protein S13, with the protein MARIAGVNLPTNKRVLIALTYIHGIGPAKAKQIADKLDIAADRRVQDLSDQEILQIRETIDADHTVEGDLRRETAMNIKRLMDLACYRGLRHRKGLPVRGQRTHTNARTRKGKAKPIAGKKK; encoded by the coding sequence ATGGCACGTATTGCGGGTGTCAACCTCCCGACCAACAAGCGCGTATTGATCGCGCTGACCTATATCCACGGCATCGGTCCGGCCAAGGCGAAGCAGATCGCCGACAAGCTGGACATCGCCGCCGATCGTCGCGTCCAGGACCTGTCGGATCAGGAAATCCTCCAGATCCGCGAAACCATCGACGCCGATCACACGGTGGAAGGCGATCTTCGTCGCGAAACCGCGATGAACATCAAGCGCCTGATGGACCTGGCCTGCTATCGCGGCCTGCGTCACCGCAAGGGCCTGCCGGTCCGCGGCCAGCGCACGCACACCAATGCGCGCACCCGCAAGGGCAAGGCGAAGCCGATCGCAGGCAAGAAGAAGTAA
- the guaA gene encoding glutamine-hydrolyzing GMP synthase, translated as MEHPDSILIVDFGSQVTQLIARRVREAGVYSEIVPFQSAAEAFARINPAAVILSGGPASVVDENSPRIPQAILDSGLPMLGICYGQQALTEQLGGKVEKGDSGEFGEAFITVEGECTLFDGLWTTGERHQVWMSHGDKVTALAPGFRVVATSPGAPYAIIANDERRIYAMQFHPEVVHTPDGAKLIANFVRHVAGLSGDWTMAEFRAAKIAEIREQVGTGKVICGLSGGVDSSVAALLIHEAIGDQLTCVFVDGGILRQGEAEQVVSLFRGHYNIPLVHVDAQDLFMDGLAGVTDPEAKRKFIGKTFIDVFEAEAKKIGGAEFLAQGTLYPDVIESVSFTGGPSVTIKSHHNVGGLPERMNMKLVEPLRELFKDEVRVLGRELGLPDVFVGRHPFPGPGLAIRIPGEVTRERCDILRKADAIYLEEIRKAGLYDAIWQAFAVLLPVRSVGVMGDGRTYDSVLALRAVTSVDGMTAQAFDFPGDFLPRVTTRIINEVKGINRVVYDYTSKPPGTIEWE; from the coding sequence ATGGAGCACCCGGACAGCATCCTCATCGTCGATTTCGGCAGCCAGGTCACCCAGCTCATCGCGCGCCGCGTGCGCGAGGCGGGGGTCTATAGCGAGATCGTGCCCTTCCAATCCGCCGCCGAGGCGTTCGCGCGGATCAACCCCGCCGCGGTCATCCTGTCGGGTGGCCCCGCCTCGGTCGTCGACGAGAACAGCCCGCGCATCCCGCAGGCGATCCTCGACAGCGGCCTGCCGATGCTGGGCATCTGTTACGGCCAGCAGGCGCTGACCGAGCAGCTGGGCGGCAAGGTCGAGAAGGGCGACAGCGGCGAATTCGGCGAGGCGTTCATCACCGTCGAGGGCGAATGCACGCTGTTCGACGGCCTGTGGACGACGGGCGAGCGGCATCAGGTGTGGATGAGCCATGGCGACAAGGTCACGGCCCTCGCCCCCGGTTTTCGTGTCGTCGCGACCAGCCCCGGCGCGCCCTACGCGATCATCGCCAATGACGAGCGCCGCATCTATGCGATGCAGTTCCACCCGGAAGTCGTTCACACGCCCGACGGCGCCAAGCTGATTGCCAATTTCGTCCGCCATGTCGCCGGGCTTTCCGGCGACTGGACCATGGCCGAATTCCGCGCCGCCAAGATCGCCGAGATCCGCGAGCAGGTGGGCACGGGCAAGGTCATTTGCGGCCTGTCGGGCGGCGTCGACTCGTCGGTGGCGGCGCTCCTGATCCATGAGGCGATCGGCGACCAGCTGACCTGCGTGTTCGTCGACGGCGGCATCCTGCGCCAGGGCGAGGCCGAGCAGGTCGTCAGCCTGTTCCGCGGCCACTACAATATCCCGCTCGTCCATGTGGACGCGCAGGACCTGTTCATGGACGGCCTGGCGGGCGTCACCGACCCCGAGGCCAAGCGCAAGTTCATCGGCAAGACCTTTATCGACGTCTTCGAGGCCGAGGCCAAGAAGATCGGCGGGGCCGAGTTCCTGGCCCAGGGCACGCTCTACCCGGACGTGATCGAGAGCGTCAGCTTCACCGGCGGTCCGTCGGTGACGATCAAGAGCCACCACAATGTCGGCGGCCTGCCCGAACGCATGAACATGAAGCTGGTCGAGCCGCTTCGCGAGCTGTTCAAGGACGAGGTCCGCGTGCTTGGCCGCGAGCTGGGCCTGCCGGACGTGTTCGTCGGCCGCCATCCCTTCCCCGGACCCGGCCTGGCGATCCGTATCCCCGGCGAGGTGACGCGCGAGCGCTGCGACATCCTGCGCAAGGCGGACGCCATCTATCTCGAGGAAATCCGCAAGGCGGGTCTGTACGACGCGATCTGGCAGGCCTTCGCGGTGCTGCTGCCGGTGCGCTCGGTCGGCGTGATGGGTGATGGCCGCACCTACGACTCGGTGCTAGCGCTGCGGGCGGTGACCTCGGTCGACGGGATGACCGCGCAGGCCTTCGACTTCCCCGGCGACTTCCTGCCGCGCGTGACGACCCGGATCATCAACGAGGTGAAGGGCATCAACCGCGTCGTGTACGATTACACCAGCAAGCCGCCCGGCACGATCGAGTGGGAATAA
- the rpsK gene encoding 30S ribosomal protein S11 has translation MAREPQRIRRRERKNITAGVAHVNASFNNTMITITDAQGNAISWSSAGMMGFKGSRKSTPYAAQVAAEDAGKKAAEHGVRTLEVEVKGPGSGRESALRALQAVGFQISSIRDVTSIPHNGVRPSKRRRV, from the coding sequence ATGGCACGTGAACCGCAGCGCATTCGCCGTCGCGAGCGCAAGAACATCACCGCCGGCGTCGCCCATGTGAACGCCAGCTTCAACAACACCATGATCACCATCACCGATGCGCAGGGCAACGCCATTTCGTGGTCGTCGGCCGGCATGATGGGCTTCAAGGGCTCGCGCAAGTCGACCCCGTATGCGGCGCAGGTCGCAGCGGAAGACGCGGGCAAGAAGGCCGCCGAGCACGGCGTCCGCACCCTGGAAGTCGAAGTGAAGGGTCCGGGTTCGGGCCGCGAGTCGGCGCTGCGCGCGCTGCAGGCGGTCGGTTTCCAGATCTCCTCGATCCGCGACGTCACCTCGATCCCGCACAACGGCGTGCGGCCTTCCAAGCGTCGCCGCGTCTGA
- a CDS encoding DUF333 domain-containing protein, whose translation MKKTAFLALGFAVAAMPVGAATIANPASAFCATMGGRSVSATLANGGAIGLCYLPGKKIVEEWTLFRMFNGKKPAPRNNPFR comes from the coding sequence GTGAAGAAGACCGCTTTTCTTGCCCTCGGTTTCGCTGTTGCCGCCATGCCCGTCGGCGCTGCAACCATCGCCAACCCCGCCTCCGCCTTCTGTGCGACGATGGGCGGCCGATCCGTTTCGGCTACGCTGGCCAATGGCGGAGCAATCGGCCTGTGCTATTTGCCGGGCAAGAAGATCGTCGAGGAATGGACGCTGTTCCGCATGTTCAACGGCAAGAAGCCCGCACCCCGGAACAATCCTTTCCGCTGA
- a CDS encoding sensor domain-containing diguanylate cyclase encodes MEAPLAIPAPLDEERRLATLQAHALLDSEPEAEFDALVSLAAEMLGCPVAALTLADRDRFWVKSAIGALPRQMPREVAFCDYTIQSSDVTVVPDLSRDPRFAVNPFVMSDPGTRFYAGMPIRVPDLDGSPQAIGSLCVMDASPRSLSPAGEQTLRHLARLTESLIAARAVARRATAMAELSERQAADLRAKDRTVRQVERLALIGSWHAVLGTGQVDWSDGVYRIHELPPGQSFTVEQGLSYYTPEARTVLRATIEHTVRTGDPFDIELDFVTALGRKRRVRVMGEREMLDGAPQGLVGMFQDVTERHALETQLRRNADTDALTLLANRAAFDRTLEAAIAESSASGEPLALVLIDLDGFKLINDTLGHPAGDEVLRIVGQRLRSDWLDGSFVARLGGDEFGLIVRDTTLLADTEALRARIETLLTITITIDGLTMSCAGTVAVTLRPEDCRTNRDFMHHADSRLYGAKRDRVGERRRGDRRRAG; translated from the coding sequence ATGGAAGCTCCCCTTGCCATCCCCGCACCGCTTGACGAGGAGCGCCGCCTCGCGACGCTTCAGGCGCATGCGTTGCTCGACAGCGAGCCGGAGGCGGAGTTCGACGCGCTGGTCTCGCTGGCCGCCGAGATGCTTGGTTGTCCGGTCGCGGCGCTGACGCTTGCGGACCGTGACCGTTTCTGGGTCAAATCGGCGATCGGCGCGCTGCCCCGGCAGATGCCGCGCGAGGTCGCCTTTTGCGACTATACCATCCAGTCGAGCGACGTGACCGTCGTGCCCGACCTGAGCCGCGACCCGCGTTTCGCGGTCAATCCCTTCGTCATGAGCGATCCGGGGACACGTTTCTATGCCGGGATGCCGATCCGGGTGCCCGATCTGGACGGATCGCCCCAGGCGATCGGTTCGCTCTGCGTCATGGACGCCTCGCCGCGTTCGCTCAGCCCGGCGGGGGAACAGACTCTGCGCCATCTGGCGCGACTGACCGAGTCGCTGATCGCCGCGCGCGCGGTCGCCCGGCGTGCCACCGCCATGGCCGAACTCAGCGAGCGGCAGGCCGCCGATCTGCGCGCCAAGGACCGCACCGTCCGTCAGGTCGAACGGCTGGCGCTGATCGGATCATGGCACGCCGTTCTGGGGACCGGACAGGTCGACTGGTCGGACGGCGTATATCGCATCCATGAATTGCCGCCGGGCCAGAGCTTCACCGTCGAACAGGGACTGTCCTATTATACGCCCGAGGCACGGACCGTCCTGCGTGCAACGATCGAGCATACGGTACGCACTGGCGATCCCTTCGACATCGAACTGGATTTCGTCACCGCCCTGGGTCGCAAGCGGCGCGTACGCGTCATGGGCGAACGCGAGATGCTGGACGGTGCGCCGCAAGGTCTGGTGGGCATGTTCCAGGACGTGACCGAGCGGCACGCGCTGGAAACCCAGCTGCGCCGCAATGCCGACACCGACGCGCTGACCCTACTCGCCAACCGCGCCGCCTTCGATCGGACGCTGGAGGCGGCGATCGCGGAGTCCTCCGCCAGCGGCGAGCCGCTGGCACTGGTCCTGATCGATCTGGACGGCTTCAAGCTCATCAACGATACGCTGGGCCATCCGGCGGGGGACGAGGTACTGCGCATCGTCGGCCAGCGGCTGCGCTCGGACTGGCTGGACGGCAGCTTCGTCGCACGGTTGGGCGGAGACGAGTTCGGACTGATCGTCCGCGACACGACACTGCTCGCCGATACCGAAGCCCTGCGCGCGCGGATCGAGACGTTGCTGACCATCACCATTACGATCGACGGCTTGACCATGAGCTGCGCCGGAACCGTCGCCGTGACGCTGCGCCCCGAGGATTGCCGGACCAATCGCGATTTCATGCACCATGCCGACAGCCGCCTCTACGGCGCCAAACGCGACCGGGTGGGCGAACGTCGACGCGGCGACCGGCGGCGGGCGGGTTGA
- a CDS encoding sensor histidine kinase, producing MKPRLTISARIALLSIILALVSNLALVGFIWKQTSADAVAALHREIVEQADALRAVWRTGALPALADAIKEAREPGDVSLVLAIFDPQGHRIAGYAPRHLAVPLADTPFRIAVLGREGVWDSREAGYTLHPIGKDWLLVGRPLDLIEAQQVAIERALALAVFLSLMLGAGTGLVLARYVAGRLNTIVAVIDAAGEGDLSRRVSLVRSGNDEGDAFDRLAERLNAMLGKIEQLMAELRVVTDSLAHDLRSPLARLRTKTEQAVLIADPAQREAALGGLLVETDLIMRMLTMVIEISRSESVTRDRFTLASPVELVEEIGELYAPVAEDAGLRFLIEVEARPAPLPLHRELMSQALSNLIDNALKHGASGGQVTLRLREGVEGIVFQVEDHGPGIAEADRAQALKRFGRLDTARTTPGAGLGMALIEAVARLHGGRFELGDNQPGLIARLVIP from the coding sequence GTGAAGCCCCGGCTGACGATCTCGGCGCGGATCGCGCTGCTGTCGATCATCCTCGCGCTGGTATCCAATCTGGCGCTGGTCGGCTTCATCTGGAAACAGACCAGCGCCGATGCGGTCGCGGCCCTGCACCGCGAGATCGTCGAGCAGGCCGATGCCCTGCGCGCCGTCTGGCGGACGGGGGCGCTGCCCGCGCTGGCCGATGCGATCAAGGAGGCGCGCGAGCCGGGCGACGTATCGCTGGTGCTCGCCATCTTCGATCCGCAGGGGCACCGGATCGCGGGCTATGCGCCGCGCCATCTGGCGGTGCCGCTGGCCGATACGCCGTTCCGTATCGCGGTGCTCGGGCGCGAAGGCGTCTGGGACTCGCGCGAGGCGGGCTATACGTTGCACCCGATCGGCAAGGACTGGCTGTTGGTCGGGCGTCCGCTCGACCTGATCGAGGCGCAGCAGGTCGCGATCGAACGGGCGCTGGCGCTGGCGGTGTTCCTGTCGCTGATGCTGGGGGCGGGCACCGGACTGGTGCTGGCGCGCTACGTCGCGGGGCGGCTCAACACCATCGTCGCGGTGATCGACGCGGCGGGCGAGGGGGACCTTTCCCGCCGGGTGTCGCTGGTCCGGTCGGGGAATGACGAGGGCGATGCCTTCGATCGGCTGGCCGAGCGGCTGAACGCCATGCTTGGCAAGATCGAGCAGTTGATGGCCGAGCTGCGCGTCGTCACCGACAGCCTGGCGCACGATCTGCGCTCGCCGCTGGCGCGCCTGCGCACCAAGACCGAGCAGGCGGTGCTGATCGCCGATCCGGCGCAGCGCGAGGCGGCGCTGGGCGGGTTGCTGGTCGAAACCGACCTCATCATGCGGATGCTGACCATGGTGATCGAGATCAGCCGATCCGAGTCGGTGACTCGCGACCGCTTCACACTGGCCTCGCCGGTGGAACTGGTCGAGGAGATCGGCGAACTCTATGCGCCCGTCGCGGAGGATGCCGGATTGCGCTTCCTCATCGAGGTGGAAGCACGTCCCGCGCCGCTGCCGCTGCACCGCGAATTGATGAGCCAGGCGCTGTCCAACCTGATCGACAATGCGTTGAAGCACGGCGCATCGGGCGGGCAGGTGACGTTGCGGCTGCGCGAGGGTGTGGAAGGTATCGTCTTCCAGGTCGAGGATCACGGCCCCGGCATCGCCGAGGCGGACCGGGCGCAGGCGCTGAAGCGCTTCGGGCGGCTGGACACGGCGCGCACCACACCGGGGGCGGGGCTGGGCATGGCGCTGATCGAAGCGGTCGCGCGGCTCCATGGCGGACGGTTCGAGCTGGGCGACAACCAGCCGGGCCTGATCGCGCGGCTGGTGATTCCCTAA
- a CDS encoding response regulator transcription factor has product MSRKILIVEDDASTAAYVAKGLAEAGYAVEQCGDGRDGLFLASEGIFDLIIADRMLPRLDGLAMVSAIRAAGISTPVLVLSALATVDDRVDGLKAGADDYLCKPFSFAELSARIEALVRRSDRAASEPTRTKLSVGDLEIDLLARTVTRAGKIIPVGAREFNLLEFLARHAGQVVTRTMMLEKIWNYHFDPGSNVVDVHIGRLRRKLEEGFGSPILHTVRGAGYRLAVEG; this is encoded by the coding sequence ATGAGCCGCAAAATCCTGATCGTCGAAGATGACGCCTCGACCGCCGCCTATGTGGCCAAGGGGCTGGCCGAGGCGGGTTATGCCGTCGAGCAATGCGGGGACGGCCGCGACGGCCTGTTCTTGGCGAGCGAGGGCATCTTCGACCTCATCATCGCCGACCGGATGCTGCCGCGCCTGGACGGGCTTGCGATGGTCAGCGCGATCCGCGCGGCGGGCATCTCGACGCCGGTGCTGGTGCTCTCCGCGCTCGCCACGGTCGACGACCGCGTCGACGGGCTGAAGGCGGGCGCGGACGATTATCTGTGCAAGCCCTTCTCCTTCGCCGAGCTGTCGGCCCGGATCGAGGCGCTGGTCCGCCGTTCCGATCGCGCCGCGTCCGAGCCGACCCGCACCAAGCTGAGCGTCGGCGATCTGGAGATCGACCTGCTGGCGCGCACCGTGACGCGCGCGGGCAAGATCATCCCGGTCGGCGCGCGTGAGTTCAACCTTCTGGAATTCCTGGCGCGTCATGCGGGCCAGGTCGTCACCCGCACGATGATGCTGGAAAAGATCTGGAACTATCATTTCGACCCAGGCTCGAATGTGGTCGACGTCCATATCGGCCGTCTGCGCCGCAAGCTGGAGGAAGGGTTCGGCAGCCCGATCCTGCATACCGTGCGCGGCGCGGGCTACAGGCTGGCCGTCGAAGGGTGA
- a CDS encoding DNA-directed RNA polymerase subunit alpha yields MSVNAKNWQELKKPNALEKKGGDGKRKATFVAEPLERGFGLTLGNALRRVLLSSLQGAAVTSIKIENVLHEFSSLAGVREDVTDIVLNVKQLAIRMQGEGPKRLQLSATGPATVKAGDIAVSGDIEVMNKDLVICHLDEGATFNMELTADIGKGYVPAASNRPADAPIGLIPVDALYSPVRQVSYKVDPTRVGQDLDYDKLTLSVETDGTVTPEDAVAYAARILQDQLALFVHFDDSALTRAAPVGQAAIPAAGGEPQSDAQQINRYLLKKVDELELSVRSANCLKNDNIIYIGDLVGKTEAEMLRTPNFGRKSLNEIKEVLSSMGLRLGMEIPGWPPENIEEMAKKLEQEIMG; encoded by the coding sequence GTGTCTGTCAACGCAAAGAACTGGCAGGAACTGAAGAAGCCCAACGCGCTCGAGAAAAAGGGCGGCGATGGCAAGCGGAAGGCGACGTTCGTCGCCGAACCGCTGGAGCGTGGCTTCGGCCTGACGCTGGGCAACGCGCTTCGCCGCGTGCTCCTGTCGTCGCTCCAGGGCGCGGCGGTCACCTCGATCAAGATCGAGAACGTGCTGCACGAGTTCTCGTCGCTCGCCGGTGTGCGTGAAGACGTCACCGACATCGTGCTGAACGTCAAGCAGCTCGCGATCCGCATGCAGGGCGAAGGCCCCAAGCGGCTCCAGCTGTCGGCGACCGGTCCCGCCACCGTCAAGGCCGGCGACATCGCCGTGTCGGGCGACATCGAGGTCATGAACAAGGACCTGGTGATCTGCCATCTCGACGAAGGCGCGACGTTCAACATGGAACTGACCGCCGACATCGGTAAGGGCTATGTCCCCGCCGCGTCGAACCGTCCGGCCGATGCGCCGATCGGTCTGATCCCGGTCGATGCGCTTTACTCGCCGGTCCGTCAGGTGTCGTACAAGGTCGATCCGACCCGCGTCGGCCAGGACCTCGACTATGACAAGCTGACGCTCTCGGTCGAGACCGACGGCACCGTCACTCCGGAAGACGCCGTGGCCTATGCCGCGCGCATCCTCCAGGACCAGCTGGCGCTGTTCGTGCACTTCGACGATTCGGCGCTCACCCGCGCGGCCCCCGTGGGCCAGGCGGCGATCCCCGCCGCCGGTGGCGAGCCGCAGAGCGACGCGCAGCAGATCAACCGTTACCTTCTCAAGAAGGTCGACGAGCTGGAACTGTCGGTGCGTTCGGCGAACTGCCTCAAGAACGACAACATCATCTATATCGGCGATCTGGTCGGCAAGACCGAAGCCGAGATGCTGCGCACCCCGAATTTCGGCCGCAAGTCGCTGAACGAAATCAAGGAAGTGCTGTCGTCCATGGGTCTGCGCCTGGGCATGGAAATCCCCGGCTGGCCGCCCGAGAATATCGAGGAAATGGCCAAGAAGCTGGAACAGGAGATCATGGGCTGA
- a CDS encoding primosomal protein N', giving the protein MSSRVRVLVLNSALGPLDYRVPHGLTVEPGSIVVAPLGPRQLLGVVWEPERMPSDAEVGDNRLRPLLGVADAPPLPDALRRLIEWTADYYLAPPAAVVRMALSSTSALEGARTVTEYRVTGHVPDRLTPQRAQALERIGDRQGMIRELATMADVSDAVIRGLVKNGAIEGVEVDIDSPFPLPDPDHHRPVLSEDQRAAADILVAGVTAHSFQPVLLDGVTGSGKTEVYFEAVAQAVAEGRQVLVLLPEIALTEPFLKRFHDRFGCEPVAWHSGLRSSQRRRAWRAIASGQGLVTVGARSALFLPYRNLGLIVVDEAHETSFKQEDGVHYHARDVAVMRGKFEPCPVILASATPAIETRQQVALGRYTEVKLPGRFGPAQMPTIEAIDLIQDPPERGRWIAPKLVAAMKEVLEKREQSLLYLNRRGYAPLTLCRTCGHRFQCPNCTAWMVEHRLVRRLACHHCGHVLPTPRACPECDGEDSLVACGPGVERIADEATALFPEAKIAVVTSDTIWSPAKAAEFVGRMEAGDIDIVVGTQLITKGYHFPNLTLVGVIDADLGLEGGDLRAAERTFQQIRQVSGRAGRGAKPGHVFIQTHSPKAQVMQALVTGDAEAFYTAETEARRDADAPPFGRYAAIIVSSEDQGAAQSAATMIARAAPKVDGMHVFGPAPAPLAMLRGRHRFRLLVHARRALAVQDVIREWLGGLDWSAKVRVAVDVDPYSFL; this is encoded by the coding sequence ATGTCTTCGCGCGTCCGCGTCCTTGTCCTGAACTCCGCGCTCGGCCCCCTCGACTATCGTGTGCCGCACGGGCTGACGGTTGAGCCGGGGTCGATCGTCGTCGCACCGCTCGGGCCCCGCCAGCTGCTGGGTGTGGTGTGGGAGCCGGAGCGGATGCCCTCCGACGCCGAGGTCGGCGACAATCGCCTGCGCCCGCTGCTGGGCGTAGCCGATGCGCCGCCTTTGCCCGATGCGCTGCGGCGGCTGATCGAATGGACGGCGGACTATTATCTGGCGCCGCCCGCCGCGGTGGTGCGGATGGCGCTGTCCTCCACCTCGGCGCTGGAGGGCGCGCGGACCGTTACCGAATACCGCGTCACCGGCCATGTCCCCGACCGCCTGACCCCGCAGCGGGCGCAGGCGCTGGAGCGGATCGGCGACCGCCAGGGTATGATCCGCGAGTTGGCGACGATGGCCGATGTCTCCGACGCGGTGATCCGGGGGTTGGTGAAGAACGGCGCGATCGAAGGCGTCGAAGTCGATATCGACAGCCCCTTCCCCCTGCCCGATCCCGACCATCACCGCCCTGTCCTGTCCGAGGACCAGCGCGCGGCGGCGGACATTTTGGTCGCGGGCGTGACCGCGCACAGTTTCCAGCCGGTACTGCTCGACGGCGTGACCGGATCGGGCAAGACCGAGGTCTATTTCGAGGCGGTGGCGCAAGCCGTCGCAGAGGGTCGGCAGGTGCTGGTGCTGCTCCCCGAAATCGCACTGACCGAGCCGTTCCTCAAGCGTTTCCACGACCGCTTCGGCTGCGAGCCGGTGGCTTGGCATTCGGGCCTCCGCTCATCGCAGCGACGCCGCGCCTGGCGGGCTATCGCCAGCGGCCAGGGACTGGTGACGGTCGGCGCGCGCTCGGCCTTGTTCCTGCCCTATCGCAATCTGGGCCTGATCGTCGTCGACGAAGCGCATGAGACCAGCTTCAAGCAGGAAGACGGCGTCCATTATCACGCGCGCGATGTCGCCGTGATGCGCGGCAAGTTCGAGCCGTGCCCGGTCATCCTGGCGTCGGCCACCCCCGCCATCGAAACACGGCAACAGGTCGCGTTGGGCCGTTATACCGAGGTCAAGCTGCCCGGCCGCTTCGGCCCGGCGCAGATGCCGACGATCGAGGCGATCGACCTGATCCAGGACCCGCCCGAGCGCGGCCGCTGGATCGCGCCCAAGCTGGTCGCCGCGATGAAGGAGGTGCTGGAGAAGCGCGAACAGTCGCTGCTCTATCTCAACCGGCGCGGCTATGCCCCGCTGACGCTCTGCCGGACCTGCGGGCACCGCTTCCAGTGCCCCAATTGCACCGCCTGGATGGTCGAGCACCGGCTGGTCCGGCGGCTGGCCTGTCATCATTGCGGCCATGTCCTGCCCACGCCCCGCGCCTGCCCCGAATGCGATGGCGAGGACTCGCTGGTCGCCTGCGGCCCCGGTGTCGAGCGGATCGCGGACGAGGCGACGGCCCTGTTTCCCGAAGCGAAGATCGCCGTCGTCACCTCCGACACCATCTGGTCCCCCGCCAAGGCCGCCGAGTTCGTCGGGCGGATGGAGGCCGGCGACATCGACATCGTCGTCGGCACCCAGCTGATCACCAAGGGCTATCACTTCCCCAACCTGACCCTGGTCGGGGTGATCGACGCCGATCTGGGTCTGGAAGGCGGCGACCTTCGCGCGGCGGAGCGGACCTTCCAGCAGATCCGGCAGGTGTCGGGACGCGCGGGACGCGGGGCCAAGCCGGGCCATGTGTTCATCCAGACCCACAGTCCCAAGGCGCAGGTGATGCAGGCGCTGGTCACGGGCGATGCCGAGGCCTTCTACACCGCCGAAACCGAGGCGCGCCGCGATGCCGATGCGCCGCCCTTCGGCCGCTATGCCGCGATCATCGTGTCGTCGGAGGATCAGGGCGCGGCACAGTCGGCCGCGACCATGATCGCGCGCGCGGCGCCAAAGGTGGACGGGATGCACGTCTTCGGCCCGGCGCCCGCGCCGCTGGCGATGCTGCGCGGGCGGCATCGGTTCCGGTTGCTGGTCCATGCCCGGCGGGCGCTGGCGGTGCAGGATGTGATCCGTGAGTGGCTGGGCGGGCTGGACTGGTCCGCCAAGGTGCGGGTCGCGGTGGATGTGGACCCGTATAGTTTTCTCTGA
- a CDS encoding undecaprenyl-diphosphate phosphatase, which produces MIWLEALFLGLLQGITEFLPVSSSAHLRIAGALLPSGNDPGAAFTAITQIGTEAAVLLYFRKDIWRIAMAWLGSVIRRPATLSPDARMGWLVILGTLPIAILGLAFKHQIEGGLRDLRITATMLIVFALVLGAADRLGAKRKPLGRLGWRVGLVLGFAQAMALIPGVSRSGGTISAGLLLGYTREAAARYSFLLAIPAVLASGLFELADSWGRFGTFGPGPTLLATLVAFVSGYGVIMVFLKLVSTRGYLPFVVYRIAAGAAVFTMLAMNIIPAR; this is translated from the coding sequence ATGATTTGGTTGGAAGCCCTGTTTCTGGGGCTGTTGCAGGGTATCACCGAGTTCCTGCCGGTATCGTCGAGCGCGCATCTGCGGATCGCGGGCGCCCTGCTCCCTTCCGGCAACGATCCCGGCGCGGCCTTCACCGCCATCACCCAGATCGGCACCGAAGCGGCGGTGCTGCTCTATTTCCGCAAGGATATCTGGCGCATCGCCATGGCTTGGCTGGGCTCGGTGATCCGCCGTCCCGCCACCCTGTCGCCCGACGCGCGCATGGGCTGGCTGGTGATCCTCGGCACTCTGCCGATCGCGATCCTCGGCCTGGCGTTCAAGCATCAGATCGAGGGCGGACTGCGCGACCTGCGCATCACCGCGACGATGCTGATCGTCTTCGCGCTGGTATTGGGCGCGGCCGACCGGCTGGGCGCGAAGCGCAAGCCACTGGGGCGGCTGGGGTGGCGTGTCGGCCTGGTACTGGGCTTTGCGCAGGCGATGGCGCTGATCCCCGGCGTGTCGCGATCGGGCGGCACGATCAGCGCGGGGTTGCTGCTCGGCTATACGCGCGAGGCGGCGGCGCGTTATTCCTTCCTGCTCGCGATCCCGGCGGTGCTAGCCTCGGGGCTGTTCGAGCTGGCCGACAGCTGGGGGCGGTTCGGGACGTTCGGACCGGGGCCGACGCTGCTCGCCACCCTCGTCGCCTTCGTCAGTGGTTACGGCGTCATCATGGTGTTCCTGAAGCTGGTGTCGACGCGCGGCTATCTGCCCTTCGTCGTCTATCGTATCGCGGCAGGCGCGGCGGTCTTCACGATGCTCGCCATGAACATCATTCCGGCGCGTTAG
- the rplQ gene encoding 50S ribosomal protein L17, protein MRHRVGGRKLQRTSAHRIALFRNMSAALIKHEQITTTVAKAKELRPYVEKLVTLAKKGGLSNRRLAHARLLDDAQLVKLFDVLASRYADRNGGYTRIIKAGIRASDASPMAIIEFVDRDVSAKGQDSGPVMNEEDFDEAA, encoded by the coding sequence ATGCGTCATCGCGTCGGCGGCCGTAAGCTGCAGCGTACCTCGGCTCATCGTATTGCGCTTTTCCGCAACATGTCGGCCGCGCTCATCAAGCATGAGCAGATCACCACCACCGTCGCCAAGGCGAAGGAACTGCGTCCCTATGTCGAAAAGCTGGTGACGCTGGCCAAGAAGGGCGGCCTGTCGAACCGTCGTCTGGCCCATGCCCGTCTGCTCGACGACGCGCAGCTGGTGAAGCTGTTCGACGTTCTGGCGTCGCGCTATGCCGACCGCAACGGTGGTTACACCCGCATCATCAAGGCAGGCATCCGTGCGTCGGACGCCTCGCCGATGGCGATCATCGAGTTCGTCGACCGCGACGTCTCGGCGAAGGGCCAGGATTCGGGTCCGGTGATGAACGAGGAAGATTTCGACGAAGCCGCGTAA